One genomic region from Argentina anserina chromosome 2, drPotAnse1.1, whole genome shotgun sequence encodes:
- the LOC126784205 gene encoding disease resistance protein RPV1-like, whose amino-acid sequence MSATSSSAAGHGHPRGKYDVFLSFRGKDTRDTFTNELYKALKWKNIDTYIDNKLEGGDEIKHALEAAIEQSQISVIVFSENYAASTWCLDELVYIMKCKKSYGQIVLPVFYKVDPSDVRHQKNSYEVAFRKHTKRFKNNPDKVWIWKDYLKDAAALSGYHSKSYRTEPALIDTIVKQVLKKLNCISSTKSRGLFGIENQIQEIELLLSMQAEDDRVRYIGIWGTNGMGKTTLAREVFRRLYSEFDSCSFLENVREKSEKNGIYHVRQILLCQLLKEESLDNVGTSDILEKLSNKKVLVVLDDVHDSSQIEALLGDLVFRWGSRIIITSTDKRSLMDRVNGLYKMKKLEIDDALQLFHSKAPQDDRSKTNCLDLSRRAVEIARGVPLLITTMSSSFGDCKTRRDWGDVMNRLQKFQNKEVGDMLRASYNELQDEEKGIFLDIACFLKGKKIAEAERMLEMHGFSARSGIQSLVNKCLISISSDDHLDMHVRLQEMGQSIVREQGTDNPGQRSRLWNANDVYQVFIKEQGHKLEAIWSDISTIEELQLSPNAFENMPNLRVLRFYAQPDVDTNMHLPAGLEFLPGGLRYLHWERYPSTYLPLVSSPHNLVELHLPYGKVKKLWNNNGKNMENLKMLNLKGCKLLTEVPNFSQSPDIETLNLSGCRNLTEIDVRELAKLTTLKLSGCSGLGISRDKPEMPPNVRKLDLSYLELTQPPNLSGCPNIEKFNLHHCEKLARLPHGYFNHLAKLTTLNMAHCPSLKTSPQVPRNLRTLDLSSCSGLTEFLDFPQCSNIEIIDFCECTSLRQLPLLKDLDKLTRLELAGCSNLEGCPELPRNIQKLDLSSCSQLTEVPDLSGCPNIEIIDLCHCTGLEELPMLKHLDKLTYLELAGCSSLEVCPELPRNIRDLDLSNCSKLIEVPDLSDCPNIENLDLCHCTSLKHIRYSCVRNLDKLTSLYLENCSSLEN is encoded by the exons ATGTCAGCCACCTCTTCTTCGGCTGCTGGTCATGGTCATCCTCGAGGCAAGTATGATGTCTTTCTTAGTTTTAGAGGTAAAGACACGCGCGATACATTCACCAACGAGCTCTATAAGGCTTTAAAATGGAAGAATATTGATACCTATATCGATAATAAGCTTGAAGGAGGAGATGAAATTAAACATGCTCTGGAGGCAGCAATTGAGCAATCACAGATCTCGGTAATTGTTTTCTCAGAAAACTATGCCGCTTCTACGTGGTGCTTGGATGAACTTGTGTACATAATGAAATGCAAGAAAAGCTATGGACAAATTGTTTTACCTGTGTTTTACAAAGTAGATCCATCGGACGTACGGCATCAGAAAAATAGTTATGAAGTTGCATTCAGAAAACATACAAAACGATTCAAAAACAACCCGGACAAAGTGTGGATTTGGAAGGATTATCTGAAAGATGCAGCCGCTCTTTCTGGGTATCATTCCAAAAGTTACAG GACCGAGCCCGCTTTAATTGACACGATTGTCAAACAAGTTTTGAAAAAGTTAAATTGTATCTCGTCAACTAAATCGAGAGGCCTCTTTGGGATTGAGAATCAGATTCAAGAAATTGAATTGTTACTATCCATGCAAGCAGAAGATGATCGGGTACGCTATATAGGTATTTGGGGCACGAATGGTATGGGAAAGACCACCCTTGCTAGGGAGGTATTTCGCCGACTCTATTCTGAATTCGATTCTTGTTCCTTTCTTGAAAATGTTAGAGAAAAGTCGGAGAAAAATGGAATTTATCATGTGCGACAGATACTTCTTTGTCAGTTATTAAAGGAGGAAAGCCTAGATAATGTTGGCACATCAGATATTTTAGAAAAGTTATCCAATAAGAAGGTCCTTGTTGTTTTAGATGATGTGCACGATTCAAGCCAAATAGAAGCTCTACTTGGAGATCTTGTGTTTCGGTGGGGAAGTAGAATCATTATTACCTCTACCGATAAGCGCTCATTGATGGATAGAGTGAATGGTTTATACAAGATGAAGAAGTTAGAGATTGATGATGCTCTTCAGCTTTTTCATTCGAAAGCTCCCCAAGATGACCGTTCCAAAACAAATTGTCTGGACCTGTCAAGAAGAGCGGTAGAGATTGCTAGAGGTGTGCCATTACTTATTACAACTATGAGTTCCTCATTTGGTGATTGCAAAACCAGAAGAGATTGGGGAGATGTAATGAACAGGTTGCAAAAATTCCAGAACAAAGAAGTGGGGGATATGTTGAGAGCAAGTTATAACGAATTACAAGACGAAGAGAAGGGAATATTTCTTGATATTGCATGTTTCCTTAAAGGGAAAAAGATAGCGGAGGCAGAAAGAATGTTGGAGATGCACGGGTTCTCTGCACGGAGCGGAATTCAGAGTCTCGTCAATAAGTGTCTCATATCAATTTCATCGGATGATCACCTAGATATGCATGTTCGGCTGCAAGAAATGGGCCAGTCCATTGTTCGTGAACAGGGCACTGATAACCCCGGGCAACGCAGCAGGTTATGGAATGCCAATGATGTCTACCAAGTATTTATAAAGGAACAG GGACATAAACTTGAAGCCATATGGTCAGACATATCTACCATTGAGGAGTTACAACTCAGTCCTAATGCCTTCGAAAATATGCCCAATCTTCGTGTTCTACGATTTTATGCACAGCCAGACGTGGACACCAACATGCACCTTCCTGCAGGTCTCGAGTTTTTACCTGGCGGCCTTAGATATCTACACTGGGAGAGATACCCTTCTACATATCTGCCATTAGTGTCTTCTCCGCACAATCTAGTTGAGCTTCATCTGCCCTATGGCAAAGTTAAGAAGCTTTGGAATAATAATGGCAAG AATATGGAGAATTTAAAGATGTTGAATCTTAAAGGGTGCAAACTCCTGACTGAAGTTCCGAATTTCTCTCAGAGTCCAGATATTGAAACATTAAATCTCAGTGGTTGTAGAAATCTGACTGAAATAGATGTTAGAGAGTTGGCTAAGCTTACCACTCTGAAACTTTCAGGCTGCTCAGGACTTGGAATCTCTAGAGATAAGCCGGAGATGCCACCCAATGTGCGAAAGTTAGATTTGTCTTACTTGGAGCTGACTCAACCTCCGAATCTCTCTGGGTGTCCAAACATTGAGAAATTTAATCTGCATCATTGTGAGAAGTTGGCTCGACTTCCTCATGGATATTTTAATCATCTTGCCAAGCTTACTACTCTTAATATGGCACACTGCCCAAGTCTTAAAACTTCTCCTCAGGTGCCACGCAATTTACGAACCCTAGATTTGTCCTCATGCTCTGGACTGACTGAATTTCTTGACTTTCCTCAGTGTTCAAATATCGAGATAATAGATTTCTGTGAGTGCACAAGTTTGAGGCAACTCCCACTGTTAAAAGATCTTGACAAGCTTACTCGTTTGGAGCTGGCAGGGTGCTCGAATCTTGAAGGTTGTCCTGAGTTACCACGCAATATACAAAAATTGGATTTGTCTTCTTGCTCTCAACTGACTGAAGTTCCTGATCTATCGGGGTGTCCAAATATTGAGATAATAGATCTCTGCCATTGTACAGGATTGGAAGAACTTCCGATGTTAAAACATCTTGACAAGCTTACTTACTTGGAGCTGGCAGGATGCTCGAGTCTTGAAGTTTGTCCTGAGCTACCGCGCAATATACGAGATTTGGATTTGTCTAATTGCTCTAAACTGATTGAAGTTCCCGATCTCTCCGACTGTCCAAATATCGAGAATCTAGATCTCTGTCATTGTACTAGTTTGAAGCATATCCGTTATTCATGTGTTAGAAACCTTGACAAGCTTACTTCTCTGTACCTGGAGAACTGCTCGAGTCTTGAA AATTGA
- the LOC126784204 gene encoding uncharacterized protein LOC126784204: MEALFEKYKKRKAAHQLTPSETPKIRNTSNDETSEHPPKEVNLTNQSAPSQAPLTSNVSEDVGQIKSINEFNIEDLPGDPKLRTPISYYHPDVRDRVRRHYLLQGPCQPENYKFPQTKFSGTNRKFNTKWFEKYRNWLEYNKEKDALYCLHCYLFKPNIEDQAGGDVFVGTGFKNWKKMDNLQDHVGGTNSAHNNARRVCQVLLDQRQYVDTVLVNQTQQDRINYCTRLNASVDCARFLLRQGLPFCGHDESDNSNNQGNFKELLKWHSDKIDDIKKVVLKNAPRNHQLTSRDIQHDIVKAAAVETLNIIIRDIGNALFAILVDESHNVSGKEQMAIVLRYVSKGQVIQRFVGVKHVTDTTSASLKVAIDQFFSENNLSISSLRGQGYDGASNMRGEFNGLKALILKENQLSFYVHCFAHQLQLAIVAVAKNHILISDLFIFVGTLVNVAGSSCKRRDSL, translated from the coding sequence ATGGAGGCTTTATTCGAGAAATACAAAAAGAGAAAAGCAGCACATCAGTTAACACCATCTGAAACTCCTAAGATTAGAAATACATCCAATGATGAAACTTCAGAACATCCTCCCAAAGAAGTAAACTTAACAAATCAGTCAGCACCTTCTCAAGCTCCTCTGACAAGTAATGTATCCGAAGATGTTGGGCAAATTAAATCAATCAATGAGTTTAACATAGAAGACCTTCCTGGAGACCCAAAACTTCGAACtccaatttcatattatcatcCTGATGTTCGAGATCGCGTGCGGCGACATTATTTATTGCAAGGTCCTTGTCAACCGGAAAATTATAAGTTTCCTCAAACAAAATTTAGCGGTACTAACCGAAAGTTTAACACTAAATGGTTCGAGAAATATCGAAATTGGTTGGAGTATAATAAAGAAAAGGATGCTCTATATTGTTTGCATTGTTATCttttcaaaccaaatattgaaGATCAAGCAGGtggtgatgtatttgttggtACGGGGTTTAAAAATTGGAAGAAAATGGACAATCTTCAAGACCATGTGGGAGGGACTAATAGTGCTCACAACAATGCAAGAAGAGTATGTCAAGTTTTATTAGATCAACGACAATATGTTGATACTGTATTGGTGAACCAGACACAACAAGATCGGATTAACTATTGCACTCGTTTGAATGCATCAGTTGACTGTGCTCGTTTTCTTCTACGACAAGGGTTGCCATTTTGCGGTCACGATGAATCTGATAATTCAAACAACCAAGGGAATTTTAAGGAACTTTTGAAGTGGCATTCTGATAAAATTGATGATATAAAAAAGGTTGTGTTGAAAAATGCTCCAAGAAATCATCAATTAACATCACGAGATATTCAACATGATATTGTCAAGGCTGCTGCAGTTGAAACTCTCAATATCATAATTAGAGACATAGGTAATGCATTATTCGCCATTCTCGTTGATGAGTCTCATAATGTATCAGGAAAAGAGCAAATGGCTATTGTATTGCGATATGTAAGCAAAGGACAAGTAATTCAGCGTTTTGTTGGTGTGAAACATGTCACTGATACTACTTCAGCATCACTTAAGGTAGCCATTGATCAATTCTTTTCAGAGAACAACTTAAGCATATCTAGCCTTCGTGGTCAAGGTTACGATGGAGCTAGTAATATGAGAGGAGAATTTAATGGTCTAAAAGCACTTATTTTGAAGGAGAACCAATTATCATTTTATGTTCATTGCTTTGCTCACCAACTGCAACTAGCTATAGTGGCTGTTGCAAAAAATCATATCTTAATCTCTGATCTCTTCATATTTGTTGGTACTCTAGTGAATGTTGCTGGAAGCTCATGCAAACGCCGTGATTCTCTTTGA